The following DNA comes from Epinephelus lanceolatus isolate andai-2023 chromosome 1, ASM4190304v1, whole genome shotgun sequence.
GGAAGTAAGTGGAGTAAAGGAGTGATTTGGGGGGTGCCAGTTGGAGTCACAATGGAGGAAATTCAATCAAATTTAAAAGGAAGAACCCTGAAAGGTGCTCTGCGGTTGCAGGTAACTTGAGAGGGAGTGAGGAAAGACAGTGAGCATGTTGTATTAGATTTTGAAGATGAAGTGCTCCCAAAGAAAGTGACTCTGGGTTTTTTGAGCTATACTGTAAGAGAGTATGTGCCAAAGCCAATGAGGTGTTAGAACTGTCAAAGGTTTGGTCATACAGCCAAGACATGCAAAGGCAGAAGAAGATGTACCAGATGTGGGGAAAATCACGAGTATGGGCAATGTGATCATGAacaaccaaagtgctttaacTGTGGTGGCAATCGCAGTGTGTCTTATGGGAGATGTGAAGTGGTGAAAAGGGAAAGAGAAATACAGCAGGTTAGAGTTCAGAATTAAACTACATATGCAGAAGCTGTGAAGATGGTGAGTCGGAGAGGAGGAAGTGTTGAGAGAAGCAGAACAGGCACAGGGGCCATAAAAGCAGCAGATCAGGCAAGTGAGGGAAAAGTAAAGGTTGATTTAAAGAAGCTAGTCACATTCATAGCAGGGGTAATAAATGCTACAATGGAAGTTAGATCCAAAACGAAGAGAATACAAATAATTGTGAAGGCAGCAGCTCATCATCTGGATATCAGTAGACTGACTTGGGAGGAGGTGAGGAACGATCTCAGTATTCAAGCAAGCCAGGAACAGTCATGGGTTGGATATTACTACTCAAGGTCCTCCTGCTACAATGGAATGCAAGAAGTTTGTTGGCCAATGGGCAGGAATTCTAAAAGTATGTTGATGATCTACCCAGAAAACCAGATATCATTTGTGTACAGGAAACATGGTTGAGACCAAATTTGGACTTTGGAATAGAAGGATATACTTCTGTTAGGTATGACGGGGGGATGGAGTAGGGGGAGGATGTGCAACATTTATTAGAGAAGATGTTTCATTTGGAGAGGTGAGTATAGGAGATGAGCAAGAATATGTAATTGTAGAGATATGGACAAGTGAGGGTATGTttgtaattattaattattataatcCTTGTAAAAGGCTAGATTTGAGTAGGCTAACACAAATAGAAGGGATAGATGGTAATAGGGTGTTGGTATGTGGGGACTTTAATGCTCACAGTACATTAAGGGGgaggaacacaaacagatgcaaatGGTGAGGTAATAGAAGAACTATTAGAAGAGAAAAGAATGGTTTGTTTAAATGATGGGAAAGGGACCAGATTAGATGTGCACACAGAGAACACTTCAGTATTAGATTTAACTTAAGTGACGAGGGAGTTAGCGGGAATATGTGAGTGGGAAGTGCCAGAAGAATCATCAATAGGTAGGGATCATTTTCCATTGTGGTGTAGGATATTGCTACAGAAAAATAAGGAAGATAGGGAAATATCGGGAAAGTGGGTATTTAGCAGTGCAAACTGGGAAATGttcaaatatacagtacaggccaaaagtttggacacaccttctcattcaatgcgttttctttattttcatgactatttacattgtagattctcactgaaggcatcaaaactatgaatgaacacatgtggagttatgtacttaacaaaaaaaggtgaaataactgaaaacatgttttatattctagtttcttcaaaatagccaccctttgctctgattactgctttgcacactcttggcattctctccatgagcttcaagaggtagtcacctgaaatggtttccacttcacaggtgtgccttatcagggttaattagtggaatttcttgctttatcaatggggttgggaccatcagttgtgttgtgcagaagtcaggttaatacacagccgacagccctattggacaactgttaaaattcatattatggcaagaaccaatcagctaactaaagaaaaacgagtggccatcattactttaagaaatgaaggtcagtcagtccggaaaattgcaaaaactttaaatgtgtccccaggtggagtcgcaaaaaccatcaagcgctacaacgaaactggcacacatgaggactgacccaggaaaggaagaccaagagtcacctctgcttctgaggataagttcatccgagtcaccagcctcagaaatcacaagttaacagcagctcagatcagagaccagatgaatgccacacagagttctagcagcagacccatctctagaacaactgttaagaggagactgcgcgaatcaggccttcatggtcaaatagctgctaggaaaccactgctaaggagaggcaacaagcagaagagatttgtttgggccaagaaacacaaggaatggacattagaccagtggaaatctgtgctttggtctgatgagtccaaatttgagatctttggttccaaccgccgtgtctttgtgagacgcagaaaaggtgaacagatggattccacatgcctggttcccactgtgaagcatggaagaggaggtgtgatggtgtgggggtgttttgctggtgacactgttggggatttattcaaaattgaaggcacactgaaccagcatggctaccacagcatcctgcagcgacatgccatcccatccgggttgcgtttagttggacgatcatttatttttcaacaggacaatgaccccaaacacacctccaggctgtgtaagggctatttgaccaagaaggagagtgatggagtgctgcggcagatgacctggcctccacagtcaccggacctgaacccaatcgagatggtttggggtgagctggaccgcagagtgaaggtaaaggggccaacaagtgctaaacacctctgggaactccttcaagactgttggaaaaccatttcaggtgactacctcttgaagctcatggagagaatgccaagagtgtgcaaagcagtaatcagagcaaagggtggctattttgaagaaactagaatataaaacatgttttcagttatttcacctttttttgttaagtacataactccacatgtgttcattcatagccttcagtgagaatctacaatgtaaatagtcatgaaaataaagaaaacgcattgaatgagaaggtgtgtccaaacttttggcctgtactgtacattgttTCACTCATGCCCTCACCTACACCACTGACTTTACTGATTGCAAATGCCATGTTTAGTTAGGTTctttttcttatgtttattcTTTAGTAAATAAAATCCTTTAATTGGCTTTCCTTGTGTATGTGTCTCCCTCTTTGTCATGGCCGTGCGGCCCGGTTCGTGACAATGGAATATTCCTGTTATGGAATAACAGGAAGAATggaatgaatttatttatttatttttttttgtctcctgtGAATTTACTGCTTCGCACTCCAGTCCAGTAGGTGGCGGAAATGCGCCTGAAAGCTGCGTTGCCAACCGCCATTAAACtcgaagaagaagacgaagaagaagaagaagaatgaggaggcagaggaggagcagaagaagaagaataaggTAAACAGTACCAGCGTTTATTCCTATAGGTGGGGAAATTGTGGATAAAGcacatttctgctgctgtaagaACTCGTTGATGAGCGGAAAAGGGAAAAATAGCTCACTGTCACTGCCGGAACTTTAACAGTGTGACACATCCAGCGGAAGTAAACAATGCAGGCGGTACAGCAGCGTTATCTCCATGAATGCGTGGaattagctgtaaaatgatgGTGTAGTTGTGtagaaaaatatttaacatataATTAGACAACAATGTGTTCAGTTGAGTCTTTGAGAGAGTTTGTCAACGAGcgactaactgctgctgctgaagaaatattggGAGTTTTTCAAAGAAGCATCGTCGAGTACGAGGAAGAGATCGATCGTCAGCGCAGACTGTTGGATATCGTTTTGAAgcctgaaataaagttacaCAGGACAGGTGGGTGAAAGCTAATTGAAGTAATTTACtggcatgtgtgtatatttgctgTAGCATGACATTAGTatgctgttggtgttgttgtgtgtccctccagagctcccacagcaacatgtgtgtaaggaggaggaggttgtccctgagcagcagctctgtattgaggagaggaagtccagtgtggaccaagaggagccagagcctccagagattaaagaggaagaggaggaagtgtgcagcagtcaggagggagagcagcttgtagtgaagcagGAGACTGATGGCTTTATGTTGACTCCTGCTGATGAGGAAAGTGAGCAGAGTGAAGATCAGACTCTGGACTTCATTCATGATGACACTCAAAGTGCAGCAGAGAAAGAGTCTGAAGTCAGTATACCAGTTATAACCTATGTGATACTAGAACCAACCAGTGAGCACCAGCTGCTCTGTCACAACTCTCATGTAGCTAAGAGCCAAGATCAGGAAGGAGGCAAAAATGGAGACTCAGGATCAGCTAGAAATGCAGAGCTTCAATTAGAGAAAAGACATCATGAAAGCGATAGTCACTGTAACAATGTACCTGACTCTACCATGTCCAAGATTCACCTCAGTACTTACACAGGTGAAAATTCTTTTAAATGTGACACTTGTGGGAAAGCTTTTAAATTTAAGTCCAAATTATACAGACACctgagaatccacacaggtgagaagccatattCTTGCAAAACGTGTGGAAAAGATTACCAGTACAAAAGTAGCTTGTTGGCccacatgagaatccacacaggtgagaagccatttACCTGCAAAATATGTGGAACAGCTTTCAGACATAGTAGTCAAATGACAGTCCACATGAGAAGCCACACAGGTGAGAGGCCATTTATCTGTAACACCTGTGGAACAGCTTTTAGACATAAAAGTAGTTTGTTGGACCACacgagaatccacacaggtgagaagccatttAC
Coding sequences within:
- the LOC144464384 gene encoding uncharacterized protein LOC144464384, which gives rise to MCSVESLREFVNERLTAAAEEILGVFQRSIVEYEEEIDRQRRLLDIVLKPEIKLHRTELPQQHVCKEEEVVPEQQLCIEERKSSVDQEEPEPPEIKEEEEEVCSSQEGEQLVVKQETDGFMLTPADEESEQSEDQTLDFIHDDTQSAAEKESEVSIPVITYVILEPTSEHQLLCHNSHVAKSQDQEGGKNGDSGSARNAELQLEKRHHESDSHCNNVPDSTMSKIHLSTYTGENSFKCDTCGKAFKFKSKLYRHLRIHTGEKPYSCKTCGKDYQYKSSLLAHMRIHTGEKPFTCKICGTAFRHSSQMTVHMRSHTGERPFICNTCGTAFRHKSSLLDHTRIHTGEKPFTCTTCGKAFRQSSELRVHVRIHTAEKLFTCTTCGKAFRLSGQLIVHMRIHSGDKPHLCSTCGKSFSDKSALKGHIRVHTGEKPFMCTTCGKAFRQKGYLTIHMRTHTGEKPFPCTTCGKAFGRKSHLKYHMRTHTGEKL